ATTAGCAATAGAATTTCATATTCCGTTTCAAACTATTAAAAGCAAGGGGCCAAGTGAAATTGTCTTTGATTTAGATCCACCTTCTAAAGATGCGTTCCAGTTAGCTGTTAAAGCGGCGATCCTTATTAAAGAGGTACTTGATCGTTTAAATTTAATCGGTTTTATTAAAACCTCTGGAAATAAAGGATTACAGATTTACATTCCATTACCAGAAAATGTTTATAGCTATGATGATACTCGTCTGTTTACGAGCTTTGTTGCAGAATATCTGGTTTCAAAGGAACCTGATTTGTTTACAGTTGAACGAATGAAAAAGAATCGGGGAAATCGCTTGTATGTAGATTATGTGCAACACAGTGAGGGTAAAACAATTATCGCCCCTTATTCAATGAGGGGTAATGAGCTAGCTGGCACCGCCACCCCCTTATACTGGGAAGAAGTAGATGAAACATTAAAACTTGAAAAGTTAAATTTGCAAAATGCTCTAGACAGAATTAAAAGACAGGGGGATCCATTTAAGGATTATTTCCAAACGAAAACGATTCAATTATTTTCACCCGTACTTCAATTTTTACAAAAAGGCTAAGTTATATAACTCTGTTGATTTTTGGCTCATTCATGTTTATCAACCATATTATTTAACCCAAACCTATAAAGAAAACATACTGATTGGCGAGTCCCTAAGGGCGATGACTGAAGCGTAGTTGCCCTTATGCGCTAGTAGAATTTATGGATATAAATTCTGATTAACTAAAAAAAGGATAAGGTTTCCCTTTATCCTTCTCTCATTTCTTTTAAAAATCGCTGTGCATCAGTTTGTAATTTTTCATATGCGTTTTGTTCAAAAAATTCATTTTTCTCATCAATAGTAAATGTCTCACCAGCAAGATCCACATTGACATTAGCCTGATAAACATATGTGGCATTACCAATCAAGTCTATGCTATATCCGCCATCAACGGAATGAACAATACACTGAACTCTACCGCCATTATTGTATACGTTTATAACTTCATCAAGGTTATTAAATTCTTGTAAGTATGTGACAAGCGAAGAGGCTGACATGGCAGTTCCACAGGCATTTGTAAACCCGACACCACGTTCAAATGTTCTCACATAAATATGTCCTTGTTTTAATGGCTTGACAAAGCTAACGTTAACACCGTCAGGAAATAAATCATTCGGATTATTCACCTTTTCACTAATTTGTTTTTGAAGATTCGATTGGAGAATCTCTTCACTTTCAACTATGGAAATCAAGTGCGGATTTGGTACAGAAAGTGCAGTAAATCTTAATTGATCAGATAATACTTCAATTTTTTCATTTTGTAATGTAGATTGGTCCAGATACAACGGTAAGTCTTTTAATTGGAAGGACACTGGGGAAATTTCCACCTGATACGTTTCTACCTCTGGGTATAGATCAGCCTGTTTACTTACTCTCAAATTAGCCTTCATCGTTTCAATGACTGCTTCCTTTAGTTGCAGCTTTTCACAAATATATCTAGCTACAATGCGAAGACCATTGCCGCACATTGACGCTTCCGAGCCGTCTGCATTAAAAACTCGCATTCTCCCATTTGCGTGTGTACTATTTAGGACAAACAAGATACCGTCAGCCCCAAGATTTGTATTCCGATTACATAATAATTTTGCAAGATCAGCTCTTTCACTTTCTGAAAAAGTATAATCATTGGAAATTTCATCTATAAGAAGAAAGTCATTTCCAGACCCATGACATTTAATTAAATCAATTTGCATTTATGAAAACCTCCGAAAAAATAAGCTTATCTTATTTTATCTAAAATCTTTACTAAATTAAACATTTAAAGCAATAAAATTTAATTATGTACATATGGTGAATTTTCCATTTTCATCAAATCAGTTGACCACTTTAAAGCCTGATGGTATTGAGTTAAAACCTGATTTTCCTTAAATCCAAACTTATTGCAAATTTCCCCAAAATCTTCCCAATTACCTTTTTCCACGGCAATTACAAGTTCTAGCATTTCTTTTAAATGATTTTTTTTACCTTTCAAAGCATCACAAATATCTTCATGTAAAGGTAATGCAACTAATACCATTTCCATCGAAGTATTTAATAATGAATCCATTAAGGAAAACATTCCAGTAAGGAAGTAAGTTGAATTGGATGATCTACCCTTCTCCCTTACAAGTAATTCACACATTTTTGCTCTTGTTAATGAGATAGTAATTAATTCATTTGTAAAATCTTGTTTGCGACCAGATAAATCTCTTACAGACAAAACATAAATCCACTTTTTTATTTCTATTAACCCAAGCATGACAATCGCTTGCTGGATTGATTTTATTTTTTGTTTTGGACGGAAAGCAGGAGAATTTATTAGCTTTAATAATTTATAGGAAAGTGATAAATCTTGTTCGATCCACTTTGCAATCAAATCAATCCTTGGTTCAACCTCTGATAAATTATTAATAAGTTCTAAATATGAATGAAAATAAGTTGGAATGTCTTTCGTTGAAACAATTGCAGGCTCTGCAAAAAAATAACCTTGAAAATAATGATATCCTCGCAAAGTTGCCTGAATAAACTCCTGTCTTGTTTCAACCTTTTCAGCAAGTAATTTAATTTTTCTTTCTTTAGCTATCTTTTCAATTTTCGTTCTCATTTTAAACGTTGTATTTTGAAAATCCACTTTTATAATATCGACAAAAGGGAATAGGTTAAACGTAAATTGATTTTGTTCATCTAAAACAAAATCATCTAAGGCGATTTGATACCCAAGGCTCTTTAGCTCTTTACAAATTTTAAGCAGTTCAGGATTCGGTTCAACTGTTTCAAGTATTTCAACAACAATTTCATGGGGTTTAAAATAGGTTGGAAGCTTTAGTTGAAGTAATTTTTCTGTAAAATTCAAGAAACATGGTTTTCCATTTGAGATTTCATCAATACCAATAGTTAAAAAACTGTTGATAATTACCTCGGCTGTTGCTTCATCACCGTTTATATTTGGAAACTTGTTT
The Neobacillus sp. PS3-40 genome window above contains:
- the dapF gene encoding diaminopimelate epimerase, translating into MQIDLIKCHGSGNDFLLIDEISNDYTFSESERADLAKLLCNRNTNLGADGILFVLNSTHANGRMRVFNADGSEASMCGNGLRIVARYICEKLQLKEAVIETMKANLRVSKQADLYPEVETYQVEISPVSFQLKDLPLYLDQSTLQNEKIEVLSDQLRFTALSVPNPHLISIVESEEILQSNLQKQISEKVNNPNDLFPDGVNVSFVKPLKQGHIYVRTFERGVGFTNACGTAMSASSLVTYLQEFNNLDEVINVYNNGGRVQCIVHSVDGGYSIDLIGNATYVYQANVNVDLAGETFTIDEKNEFFEQNAYEKLQTDAQRFLKEMREG
- a CDS encoding HDOD domain-containing protein, encoding MEVFVARQPIFTNKKEVFGYELLYRNNLENKFPNINGDEATAEVIINSFLTIGIDEISNGKPCFLNFTEKLLQLKLPTYFKPHEIVVEILETVEPNPELLKICKELKSLGYQIALDDFVLDEQNQFTFNLFPFVDIIKVDFQNTTFKMRTKIEKIAKERKIKLLAEKVETRQEFIQATLRGYHYFQGYFFAEPAIVSTKDIPTYFHSYLELINNLSEVEPRIDLIAKWIEQDLSLSYKLLKLINSPAFRPKQKIKSIQQAIVMLGLIEIKKWIYVLSVRDLSGRKQDFTNELITISLTRAKMCELLVREKGRSSNSTYFLTGMFSLMDSLLNTSMEMVLVALPLHEDICDALKGKKNHLKEMLELVIAVEKGNWEDFGEICNKFGFKENQVLTQYHQALKWSTDLMKMENSPYVHN